From Paenibacillus graminis, a single genomic window includes:
- a CDS encoding DUF92 domain-containing protein, which produces MPTGLDVLQWVTGFGGALLVAGAAYYKQSLSFSGMLAAVVMGTLYFGAGNAFWFGILLLFFISSSLLSKLHHENKAELEATYDKTGRRDAGQVFANGGLGMLLVLLNAIYPLELWGFLFIGVMATVTSDTWATEIGTLAKKPPRSVLTGRMLPPGTSGGVSLPGTLAAAAGGALIGLASWLLRAASGMPEHSVLLLTLAGLLGGLVGAFADSVLGATVQRMNRCTVCGREVEASRHCGQPTVYARGWRWMNNDAVNAASSILGGLAALLIGGL; this is translated from the coding sequence ATGCCGACAGGACTTGATGTGCTGCAATGGGTGACCGGCTTCGGCGGGGCCTTGCTGGTAGCAGGAGCAGCTTATTATAAACAGTCCCTCAGCTTTTCCGGGATGCTGGCGGCGGTTGTGATGGGAACCCTCTATTTCGGAGCAGGAAATGCCTTCTGGTTTGGCATTTTGCTGCTGTTCTTCATCTCCTCCAGCCTGCTCTCGAAGCTTCATCATGAGAATAAAGCGGAGCTGGAAGCTACCTATGACAAAACAGGACGCAGGGATGCCGGCCAGGTGTTCGCCAATGGCGGGCTTGGCATGCTGCTGGTGCTCCTGAATGCCATTTATCCCTTGGAGCTATGGGGATTTCTGTTCATCGGCGTCATGGCCACCGTGACCTCGGACACCTGGGCGACGGAGATTGGCACCCTCGCCAAGAAGCCGCCCCGCTCCGTGCTGACGGGACGGATGCTCCCGCCCGGCACCTCCGGCGGCGTCTCGCTGCCGGGCACCCTGGCCGCCGCTGCAGGCGGCGCCCTGATCGGCCTTGCCTCCTGGCTGCTGCGGGCAGCCTCCGGCATGCCGGAGCATTCCGTCCTGCTGCTTACGCTGGCAGGACTCCTCGGGGGCCTCGTCGGCGCTTTCGCCGACTCGGTTCTGGGGGCGACGGTGCAGCGCATGAACCGCTGCACCGTGTGCGGCCGCGAGGTGGAAGCCTCGCGGCATTGCGGCCAGCCGACGGTGTATGCCCGGGGCTGGCGCTGGATGAACAACGATGCTGTGAATGCCGCCAGCTCTATTCTGGGCGGGCTCGCCGCCTTGCTGATTGGCGGGTTGTAA
- a CDS encoding DL-endopeptidase inhibitor IseA family protein — MVRAAQTDSELKAFIATAEAAWFNVYDSADINRVITVGGVEYKRLPLRFSTRAKVIAYFRQYWGIAMSNRMFCNLQTVSRNNRLYVIVGDTGLVSFIPLRIRVTERSATRIRLTAVLSADPIEAIETVNVRYLIAKSGAALRILNRDKKNTDPRYQTCPLSVR, encoded by the coding sequence ATGGTGAGAGCAGCCCAGACTGACAGTGAATTAAAAGCCTTCATCGCCACTGCGGAGGCGGCCTGGTTCAATGTGTATGATTCCGCGGATATAAATAGGGTGATTACTGTGGGCGGGGTGGAGTATAAGCGGCTGCCGCTGAGATTCAGCACAAGGGCCAAGGTCATCGCTTATTTCCGGCAATACTGGGGAATTGCAATGAGCAACCGGATGTTCTGCAATCTCCAGACTGTTTCGCGGAACAACAGGCTGTACGTTATTGTAGGCGATACCGGCCTCGTTTCCTTCATTCCCCTGCGGATCAGAGTCACGGAGCGGAGCGCTACGCGTATCAGATTGACCGCCGTCCTGTCTGCGGATCCGATAGAGGCAATTGAAACGGTGAATGTCCGCTATCTTATTGCGAAATCGGGAGCGGCACTCCGGATTCTAAACAGGGACAAAAAAAATACGGACCCCAGGTATCAGACATGCCCGCTGAGCGTCAGGTGA
- a CDS encoding fumarylacetoacetate hydrolase family protein gives MCADVNNIYCVGRNYKQHAEELGNKVPVEPLIFLKPSHAAVPLDKAIIQLPKDAGLIHYEGEIVLRVARDYVPGMSVQELVDVMALGLDFTLRDVHNDLQKKGLPWTPAKGFKNAAPLTPYIAFPETEELEATDYTVRKNGVEVQRGNVKNMIFSLQKIVEFIAARYGLGKDDLIFTGTPAGVGPVASGDSFELFWGGTLLGTCLIG, from the coding sequence ATGTGCGCTGATGTTAACAATATCTACTGTGTTGGACGCAATTATAAGCAACATGCAGAGGAACTGGGCAACAAGGTGCCGGTGGAGCCTCTGATCTTTCTGAAGCCTTCCCATGCGGCGGTCCCCCTCGACAAGGCGATCATTCAGCTTCCCAAGGATGCCGGGCTGATCCACTATGAAGGTGAGATTGTCCTGAGAGTTGCCCGGGATTATGTGCCTGGCATGAGTGTGCAGGAGCTGGTGGATGTAATGGCCCTTGGGCTGGATTTTACCCTGCGCGATGTGCACAATGATCTTCAGAAGAAAGGGCTGCCCTGGACGCCCGCCAAAGGCTTCAAGAACGCTGCCCCGCTGACTCCATACATTGCGTTTCCGGAGACGGAAGAACTGGAAGCGACTGATTACACTGTACGCAAGAATGGTGTGGAAGTGCAGCGCGGAAACGTCAAGAACATGATTTTTTCGCTGCAAAAAATTGTGGAGTTCATTGCCGCCCGTTATGGGCTGGGCAAGGATGATCTTATCTTTACCGGTACTCCGGCAGGTGTAGGTCCGGTGGCTTCAGGGGATTCGTTCGAGCTGTTCTGGGGCGGGACTCTGCTGGGCACCTGTCTGATCGGTTAA
- a CDS encoding TetR/AcrR family transcriptional regulator yields the protein MGSASIHKHTAILDAAYELFGSGGFYETKISEVAERAGIAKGTVYLYFKNKEDLFMAVTRRDCEGFLQQLEAKLQACSSLTGKLSVIAGHHLFYYYERKQHTKLFFRAPNNNPELVAYMALFMEEYMQAVVKVLLEGGATEPELMAQSYIGMLDRLKMDILFDPFFTEEEAHKRAKFAASLFIGGAVGNMNASLGDLPAEQ from the coding sequence GTGGGCAGCGCATCCATTCATAAACATACAGCCATCCTGGATGCCGCTTACGAGCTCTTCGGTTCAGGCGGCTTTTACGAAACGAAGATTTCGGAAGTAGCGGAACGTGCAGGCATTGCCAAGGGCACGGTGTATTTGTATTTCAAAAATAAAGAGGATTTGTTCATGGCCGTCACCCGGCGGGACTGTGAAGGATTCCTCCAGCAGCTGGAAGCCAAGCTCCAGGCATGCAGCAGCCTGACCGGGAAGCTGTCCGTTATTGCCGGGCATCATCTGTTCTATTATTATGAGCGCAAGCAGCATACCAAGCTTTTTTTTCGTGCGCCGAACAACAACCCTGAGCTGGTAGCCTACATGGCGCTTTTCATGGAAGAGTACATGCAGGCTGTGGTGAAGGTGCTGCTGGAAGGCGGGGCGACCGAGCCCGAGCTGATGGCCCAGTCGTACATTGGCATGCTGGACCGGCTGAAAATGGATATTCTTTTTGATCCCTTCTTCACGGAGGAGGAAGCGCACAAACGGGCGAAGTTTGCCGCCAGCCTTTTTATCGGAGGGGCTGTCGGCAACATGAATGCATCACTTGGAGATTTGCCGGCAGAGCAATAA
- a CDS encoding MFS transporter — translation MTPGRSSGQYSDQNWLRSFMFTLFGTSVLVVSYFPLFYTHLGFTSPQIGILYSIGPLVSILSNLFWSMVSDRLGTIKKIMAILLAGQLVTALILARATDFGVVMLILSLFYFFYYPLFPLADTMAIKIAQRHGRNFITIRVFGSLGYSFFALTIGYVLKALGSSSIIAVCIVIVIIALLITIGLKDVKRTGENRPRAIDVAAEPPKGEGLRQILLKKEVLWFFSSVFVLAIGYRMNEAFLTLSLKAMNAGDEIVGWSLLASALSEIPVFFALSRYGDRFKELPLLAFASLMFAARFLFMALADEPGAVVAIQAMHSVSFGIYYVTAVRYITRIIPDHLRATGMAVFTVVWSSAAGLLSGTFGGLIYEDAGRTVLYVVAMSFSLLAFIGFFSKHLVDTGFGFGRYLRRKDY, via the coding sequence ATGACACCAGGACGGAGCAGCGGCCAGTACAGCGATCAAAACTGGCTGCGATCCTTTATGTTCACGCTTTTCGGCACCAGTGTGCTTGTCGTCTCTTATTTCCCTTTGTTTTACACCCATCTTGGCTTCACCAGCCCGCAGATCGGAATCCTGTATTCCATCGGACCCCTGGTCTCCATTCTGTCCAACCTGTTCTGGAGCATGGTCAGCGACCGGCTGGGCACCATCAAAAAAATCATGGCCATTCTACTGGCCGGCCAACTGGTTACTGCACTCATCCTGGCAAGAGCCACAGATTTTGGGGTGGTTATGCTTATTTTGTCCCTTTTCTATTTCTTCTATTACCCGCTTTTCCCGCTTGCAGATACGATGGCGATCAAAATTGCCCAGCGCCACGGGCGCAACTTCATTACCATCCGGGTTTTTGGCTCGCTCGGCTACTCCTTTTTCGCGCTGACGATCGGATATGTGCTGAAAGCGCTGGGCTCGTCCTCCATCATAGCCGTCTGTATTGTAATCGTAATCATTGCGCTTCTAATCACCATTGGCCTGAAAGATGTCAAGCGGACCGGAGAGAACAGGCCAAGGGCTATCGATGTTGCAGCCGAGCCTCCCAAGGGTGAAGGTCTGAGACAGATTTTGCTAAAAAAAGAAGTGCTGTGGTTTTTCAGCAGTGTTTTCGTTCTGGCCATTGGCTACAGAATGAACGAAGCTTTCCTTACACTCAGCCTGAAAGCCATGAATGCAGGCGATGAGATCGTGGGCTGGTCGCTGCTGGCCTCTGCCTTGAGCGAGATTCCGGTCTTCTTCGCCCTGAGCAGATACGGTGACAGATTCAAGGAGCTGCCTCTGCTCGCTTTTGCCAGTCTGATGTTCGCCGCACGCTTCCTGTTCATGGCGCTGGCGGATGAGCCTGGTGCCGTTGTTGCGATCCAGGCCATGCACAGCGTCTCCTTCGGTATATACTACGTGACGGCCGTCCGGTACATTACGCGGATTATCCCGGATCATCTCCGTGCAACCGGTATGGCGGTCTTTACAGTCGTCTGGTCCAGCGCAGCCGGTCTGCTCAGCGGCACCTTTGGCGGACTTATCTATGAAGATGCCGGACGCACCGTTCTCTATGTGGTGGCTATGAGCTTCTCATTGCTGGCCTTTATTGGTTTTTTCTCCAAACACCTGGTGGATACGGGATTCGGGTTCGGACGTTATTTGCGCAGAAAAGATTATTAG
- a CDS encoding LapA family protein, with protein MRLQWSLILGLIFALLTAVFAVINVDPVQVNFYFDVVSIPLILVILGCALIGGVIVGSYGIFRQYKLQKQIKGLTAELNKLRDAGNSLDAVSMNQDSLSADSTSQL; from the coding sequence ATGAGATTGCAATGGTCACTGATATTAGGTCTGATCTTCGCTCTGCTGACCGCTGTATTCGCAGTCATCAATGTTGATCCGGTTCAGGTTAATTTCTATTTTGATGTGGTCAGCATTCCGCTGATTCTGGTCATTCTGGGCTGTGCGCTGATCGGGGGGGTTATTGTCGGTTCCTATGGCATTTTCCGCCAATATAAGCTGCAGAAGCAGATCAAAGGCCTTACAGCAGAGCTGAACAAGCTCCGTGATGCGGGGAATTCCCTGGATGCGGTGTCTATGAATCAGGATAGCTTGTCTGCAGACAGCACATCCCAGCTCTAA
- a CDS encoding ABC-F family ATP-binding cassette domain-containing protein, translating to MNIMTVEHLSKSYGEKTLFRDASFGMDDRDKIGVIGVNGTGKSTFLKIIAGLDTPDDGQISIGNAVRVQYLAQNPPYVPDNTVLQQVFAGDEPELAAMREYMETLALLETNPGDSALERRLVQIGQAIDAAGTWQLESEAKTVLTKLGITQFDARMESLSGGQRKRVALAAALITPSELLILDEPTNHIDTDSVAWLEQYLQKRRGALLMVTHDRYFLERVASVMLELDGGQLYRYEANYSRFLELKAEREEREASEEQKRKNLLRTELAWIRRGAKARSTKQKARIDRFEKLKENQGSASAGALDISVASTRLGRKIIEMKDLAKSLDGRKLIKDLTYIAVPQDRVGIVGPNGSGKSTLLNLIAGKLQPDSGEVELGATVKLGYFTQEHQDMDDTMRVIEYVKEEAEVIRTADGSVITAGQMLERFLFPPAMQWTPIAKLSGGEKRRLYLLRVLMGAPNVLLLDEPTNDLDIGTLAVLEDYLDEFPGVVFTVSHDRFFLDRTVDKLIAFENGSIRLHVGNYSEYEEWMANNVPARGVDTSKEAGTGKNSSAPVQDQAPPAAPAAREKLKFTFKEQREYEGIDEAIEQAEQHLSDISSQMEAAFADSGKLQELVEKQRQGEAELERLMERWTYLNELAEKIAGKA from the coding sequence ATGAATATTATGACCGTGGAACATCTTTCCAAGAGCTATGGGGAAAAAACACTGTTCCGGGATGCGTCGTTTGGAATGGATGACAGGGACAAAATTGGCGTTATCGGTGTGAATGGTACGGGGAAATCAACCTTTTTGAAGATTATTGCCGGTCTGGATACACCGGATGACGGACAAATTTCCATTGGAAATGCGGTACGGGTACAATACCTGGCGCAAAATCCGCCGTATGTGCCGGATAATACTGTGCTGCAGCAGGTTTTTGCCGGTGATGAGCCTGAGCTTGCTGCCATGCGGGAGTACATGGAGACGCTGGCTCTTCTGGAGACCAATCCGGGCGACTCCGCCCTTGAGCGCCGGCTGGTGCAGATTGGACAAGCCATTGATGCAGCTGGGACGTGGCAGCTGGAAAGTGAAGCCAAAACCGTCCTGACGAAGCTTGGCATCACGCAGTTTGATGCACGTATGGAATCGCTGTCCGGCGGACAGCGCAAGCGTGTGGCTCTGGCGGCGGCGCTGATTACACCTTCAGAGCTGCTGATCCTGGATGAGCCTACCAACCATATCGATACGGACTCTGTGGCCTGGCTGGAGCAATATTTGCAGAAGCGGCGCGGCGCGCTGCTGATGGTCACCCATGACCGTTACTTTCTGGAACGTGTGGCCAGTGTCATGCTGGAGCTGGATGGCGGACAGTTGTACCGTTATGAAGCAAACTACTCGCGGTTCCTGGAGCTGAAGGCGGAGCGTGAGGAGCGTGAAGCATCGGAGGAGCAGAAACGCAAAAATCTGCTGCGCACCGAGCTGGCCTGGATTCGCCGTGGCGCCAAGGCCCGCTCCACCAAGCAGAAGGCCAGAATCGACCGCTTCGAGAAGCTGAAGGAAAACCAGGGCTCGGCATCGGCGGGCGCACTGGATATTTCTGTCGCTTCGACAAGATTGGGCCGCAAAATCATCGAGATGAAGGATCTGGCCAAATCGCTCGATGGACGCAAGCTGATTAAGGATCTGACCTACATCGCGGTGCCGCAGGACCGGGTAGGGATCGTGGGCCCGAACGGCAGTGGCAAATCGACCCTGCTGAATCTGATTGCCGGGAAGCTTCAACCGGACAGCGGAGAGGTGGAGCTGGGGGCTACCGTCAAGCTGGGTTATTTCACCCAGGAGCATCAGGATATGGACGACACTATGCGGGTTATAGAGTACGTGAAGGAGGAAGCGGAAGTTATCCGTACGGCGGACGGCAGCGTCATTACAGCCGGACAGATGCTGGAGCGTTTTTTGTTCCCGCCGGCCATGCAATGGACTCCGATCGCTAAGCTCTCCGGCGGAGAAAAGCGGCGTCTTTACCTGCTCCGCGTCTTGATGGGCGCACCCAATGTGCTGCTGCTGGACGAGCCGACCAACGACCTGGACATCGGGACCCTTGCCGTACTGGAAGATTATCTGGACGAGTTCCCCGGCGTGGTGTTCACGGTGTCCCATGACCGGTTTTTCCTGGACCGCACGGTGGATAAGCTGATTGCCTTCGAGAATGGCAGCATAAGGCTGCATGTCGGAAACTATAGTGAATATGAGGAATGGATGGCAAATAACGTTCCGGCACGCGGTGTCGACACCTCCAAAGAAGCGGGAACGGGAAAAAACAGCTCCGCACCGGTACAGGATCAGGCACCGCCAGCTGCACCTGCGGCAAGAGAGAAGCTGAAGTTCACCTTCAAGGAGCAGCGTGAATATGAGGGAATCGACGAGGCGATTGAGCAGGCAGAGCAGCATCTGTCCGACATTAGCTCGCAGATGGAAGCTGCCTTTGCGGACTCCGGGAAGCTTCAGGAGCTGGTAGAGAAGCAGCGGCAGGGTGAAGCCGAGCTGGAGCGTCTAATGGAACGCTGGACATATCTGAACGAGCTTGCGGAAAAGATCGCCGGAAAAGCATAG
- a CDS encoding tetratricopeptide repeat protein translates to MTDLLATAAALRSAGKAEEARELLLALLSGDKENAELHYQLAWTHDVLGQEREAVPYYERSLLLGLPSEQRMGALLGLGSTYRTLGEYARSKEVLEQGVREFPQQKEFQAFLAMTLHNLGEHREAMKLLLTLLAETSSDEGIGSYRKAILYYSDKLEQVWE, encoded by the coding sequence ATGACAGATTTGCTTGCAACTGCGGCGGCCCTTCGCAGCGCCGGGAAGGCTGAAGAGGCAAGGGAATTGCTCCTAGCCCTGCTGAGCGGGGATAAAGAGAATGCCGAACTGCACTATCAGCTGGCCTGGACCCATGATGTGCTGGGCCAGGAACGGGAGGCGGTTCCCTACTACGAGCGGAGCCTGTTGCTTGGCCTGCCTTCTGAACAGCGGATGGGCGCACTCCTGGGACTTGGCAGCACTTACAGAACACTGGGCGAATATGCCCGTTCCAAGGAAGTGCTTGAGCAGGGCGTGCGGGAATTCCCGCAGCAGAAGGAATTTCAGGCTTTTCTGGCCATGACCCTGCACAACCTGGGCGAGCATAGGGAAGCTATGAAGCTGCTGCTGACCCTGCTCGCGGAGACCTCCTCCGACGAAGGGATCGGGAGCTACCGTAAAGCTATCCTGTACTATTCGGATAAGCTGGAGCAGGTGTGGGAATAA
- a CDS encoding glycerophosphodiester phosphodiesterase, producing MKNMCVAHRGFSGKAPENTLAAVRMAIALPFVRWMEIDVQLTKDGVPVVIHDFSLDRTTNGHGKVKNMDYEHVRRLDAGSWKGRAFRGERVPSLKEVLELASGRLRLNIELKTSGDMYPGLEQAVIDLVNAHGMRDEVVLTSFDASALQRIKGLDPRFRTGLIYDSRSGDPARKLKELDCSFLSISFDRLNPRLAELLAERGIRVMAWTVNKAKEMRRLAGMHSEIMICTNRPDIWGDTFLEV from the coding sequence ATGAAAAATATGTGTGTGGCCCATCGCGGCTTCTCCGGAAAAGCTCCGGAGAACACGCTTGCTGCCGTACGGATGGCGATAGCGCTGCCGTTTGTGCGCTGGATGGAAATTGATGTTCAGCTCACAAAGGACGGCGTGCCGGTAGTGATTCATGATTTTTCGCTGGACCGCACAACCAACGGGCATGGCAAGGTCAAAAATATGGACTACGAGCATGTCCGGCGATTGGATGCGGGGAGCTGGAAAGGGCGTGCTTTTCGGGGAGAACGCGTTCCGTCGCTGAAGGAGGTGCTGGAACTGGCCTCCGGCAGACTGCGGCTGAACATTGAGCTCAAGACCAGCGGTGATATGTATCCGGGGCTGGAGCAGGCAGTCATTGATCTCGTGAATGCACATGGCATGCGCGACGAAGTGGTTCTGACCTCGTTCGATGCCAGCGCGCTGCAGCGGATCAAGGGGCTGGACCCCCGCTTTCGGACAGGATTGATCTATGACTCCAGATCCGGTGACCCCGCGCGGAAGTTGAAGGAGCTGGACTGCTCATTTCTGTCCATCAGCTTTGACCGGCTGAATCCCCGTCTGGCGGAGCTTCTTGCCGAGCGGGGGATACGGGTGATGGCCTGGACGGTGAACAAGGCAAAGGAAATGCGCCGTCTGGCCGGGATGCATTCGGAGATCATGATCTGTACGAACCGCCCCGACATCTGGGGTGATACGTTTCTGGAAGTCTAG
- a CDS encoding cold shock domain-containing protein, whose amino-acid sequence MKGTVKWFNAEKGYGFLQVEGGEDVFVHFSAIQGDGFKTLDEGQAVEFDITDGNRGPQAANVVKL is encoded by the coding sequence TTGAAAGGTACAGTAAAATGGTTTAACGCAGAAAAAGGCTATGGTTTTCTTCAAGTAGAAGGCGGCGAAGATGTATTCGTTCACTTCTCAGCAATTCAAGGCGACGGATTCAAGACTTTGGATGAAGGCCAAGCGGTAGAATTCGATATTACTGATGGTAACCGCGGTCCTCAAGCAGCTAACGTAGTTAAATTATAA
- the pepF gene encoding oligoendopeptidase F has translation MEQLLKRSEVPAENRWKLEDMFASQEQWDAEYKEAKELIRSASGFQGKLDSPDALKKCFELDDKLSLLTERLYVYAHMRQDEDTAAPTYQALSQKAKKLGVEAGEATSFITPEILALPDEKLDQFIADPSLSDYTFTLKEMKREKAHILSKAEEALLAQVGTLAQAPQTVFSMLNNADLKFPKIKNEEGKEVDLTHGSYIQFLESPDREVRKNAFKAVYETYGKQKNTIAATLSANVNKNVFYSRVRKYPSVLEMSLYGDNIPKEVYTNLIDTIHESLPLMHRYMKLRQKLLGVDELHMYDLFAPLVDEYKMDITFDEAKKITKEGLKPLGEDYLSVLQEGYDKGWIDVYENENKRTGAYSWGAYGTHPFVLLNHNDNLNSMFTLAHEMGHALHSYYSDNALKYRDAQYTIFLAEVASTTNEALLMDYLLKKSTDPKEKMYLLTYYADQFRTTVFRQTMFAEFEKIIHQRAEEGESLTPQDLSSIYYDLNVKYYGKDMVIDKEIEMEWARIPHFYNSFYVYKYATGFSAATSFAKQILEDGKPAVDKYLGFLKSGGSDYSINILSKAGVDMSSPAPIREAMSVFESVIEQMEQLTK, from the coding sequence ATGGAACAATTATTGAAGAGAAGTGAAGTGCCCGCCGAGAACCGCTGGAAGCTTGAAGATATGTTCGCTTCACAGGAGCAATGGGATGCGGAATACAAGGAAGCCAAGGAGCTTATCCGCAGCGCCTCCGGATTCCAGGGCAAGCTGGACTCACCCGATGCACTCAAAAAGTGCTTCGAACTGGACGACAAGCTGTCCCTGCTGACCGAGCGCCTGTATGTCTACGCGCATATGCGCCAGGATGAAGATACAGCCGCTCCAACTTATCAGGCTCTCTCCCAAAAAGCAAAGAAGCTTGGAGTGGAAGCCGGAGAAGCTACTTCTTTTATCACACCGGAAATTTTGGCCTTGCCCGATGAGAAGCTGGACCAGTTCATAGCCGACCCTTCCCTCTCGGATTACACCTTCACCTTGAAAGAAATGAAGCGTGAGAAAGCGCATATCCTGTCCAAAGCGGAGGAAGCACTCCTTGCACAGGTCGGCACGCTGGCCCAGGCCCCGCAAACCGTGTTCAGCATGCTCAACAATGCCGACCTCAAGTTCCCGAAGATCAAGAACGAGGAAGGCAAGGAAGTAGATCTGACGCACGGAAGCTACATTCAATTCCTGGAAAGCCCTGACCGCGAGGTGCGCAAAAATGCGTTCAAAGCAGTCTATGAAACGTATGGCAAGCAAAAAAACACCATTGCAGCAACACTGAGCGCGAACGTTAACAAAAATGTCTTCTACTCGCGAGTGCGCAAGTATCCTTCTGTGCTGGAAATGTCCCTCTACGGAGACAATATCCCCAAAGAGGTCTACACCAACCTGATTGATACCATTCACGAAAGCCTGCCGCTGATGCACCGCTACATGAAGCTGCGCCAGAAACTGCTCGGCGTTGACGAGTTACATATGTATGACCTGTTCGCTCCGCTGGTGGACGAATACAAGATGGATATCACTTTTGATGAAGCCAAGAAAATTACTAAAGAAGGCCTGAAGCCTCTCGGTGAGGATTATCTGAGTGTGCTGCAGGAAGGCTACGACAAGGGCTGGATTGATGTCTACGAAAATGAGAACAAACGAACTGGTGCATACAGCTGGGGAGCCTACGGCACTCACCCTTTTGTGCTGCTGAACCATAACGATAACCTGAACAGCATGTTCACGCTGGCGCATGAAATGGGCCACGCCCTGCATTCCTACTATTCGGACAACGCGCTGAAATACAGGGATGCGCAGTACACCATTTTTCTTGCAGAAGTGGCATCTACGACCAACGAGGCGCTGCTGATGGATTATCTGCTGAAGAAATCCACAGATCCCAAAGAAAAAATGTATCTGCTCACTTATTATGCCGACCAGTTCCGCACTACTGTATTCCGGCAAACGATGTTTGCTGAATTCGAGAAGATCATTCACCAGCGCGCCGAAGAAGGCGAATCGCTGACGCCTCAGGACCTGTCGTCCATCTACTATGATCTGAATGTCAAGTACTACGGCAAGGATATGGTGATTGACAAGGAAATCGAGATGGAATGGGCACGGATTCCGCATTTCTACAACAGCTTCTATGTATACAAATATGCTACCGGCTTCTCGGCGGCTACCAGCTTCGCTAAGCAGATTCTGGAGGACGGCAAACCGGCGGTCGACAAGTACCTTGGCTTCCTGAAGAGCGGCGGCAGTGATTATTCGATCAACATTCTCTCCAAGGCAGGCGTCGACATGTCCTCTCCTGCTCCGATCCGCGAAGCGATGAGTGTTTTCGAAAGCGTGATTGAGCAGATGGAACAGTTGACCAAATAA
- a CDS encoding M42 family metallopeptidase: MLTIQPNEAYILSILKKLLDTPSPSGFTAQVMKLVAEEAAALGVPLSWNEKGGVILAVPGLDPTRTIGISAHVDTLGAMVRSIKPNGTLRLTSVGGFTMNSIENEYCIIHTRTGLTYTGTILSSHPSVHVYADARDFKRSEENMEIRIDEVVSTKDDVLKLGISVGDFISFDARAVITPSGYIKSRHLDDKASVAALLGLLESIKREGWKPLHNLSLLISNYEEVGHGAAWIPGEISEMIAVDMGAMGDDLSCKETDVSICAKDSSGPYDYAMTGRLIELANGLAIPFAVDIYPQYGSDASAALRGGNNIRAALIGPGVHASHSMERTHKQAVLNTAKLLAAYVGAN; this comes from the coding sequence TTGCTTACCATTCAACCTAACGAGGCTTATATCTTATCGATTCTAAAAAAACTGCTGGACACCCCCAGCCCCAGCGGCTTCACGGCTCAGGTCATGAAGCTTGTGGCTGAGGAAGCGGCAGCGCTGGGCGTCCCCTTGAGCTGGAATGAAAAAGGCGGAGTGATTCTGGCCGTCCCCGGACTTGACCCCACACGCACCATCGGCATCAGTGCCCATGTGGACACACTTGGAGCCATGGTACGCTCCATTAAGCCAAACGGCACGCTGCGCCTGACCTCTGTCGGCGGCTTCACCATGAACAGCATCGAAAACGAATATTGCATCATCCATACCCGTACCGGATTAACCTACACCGGCACGATTCTGAGCAGCCATCCCTCGGTTCATGTCTATGCGGATGCGCGTGATTTCAAACGTTCAGAGGAAAACATGGAGATCCGCATCGACGAGGTGGTATCTACCAAAGACGACGTGCTGAAACTCGGCATTTCCGTCGGCGACTTCATCTCCTTCGATGCCCGGGCAGTGATTACGCCGAGCGGCTACATCAAATCGCGCCATCTGGACGACAAAGCCAGTGTGGCGGCTCTGCTGGGTCTGCTGGAGAGCATTAAGCGCGAAGGCTGGAAACCGCTGCACAATCTTTCCCTGCTCATCTCCAATTATGAAGAGGTCGGTCACGGGGCTGCCTGGATTCCCGGTGAGATCAGCGAGATGATCGCCGTCGATATGGGTGCCATGGGTGATGACCTCAGCTGCAAGGAGACCGATGTCTCCATCTGTGCCAAGGATTCTTCCGGACCGTATGACTATGCCATGACCGGCAGGCTGATTGAACTGGCGAACGGGCTGGCAATTCCGTTTGCGGTCGACATCTACCCGCAATACGGCTCCGATGCTTCCGCCGCGCTGCGGGGCGGGAACAATATCCGTGCCGCGCTGATCGGGCCGGGTGTGCATGCCTCCCACTCCATGGAGCGCACCCACAAGCAGGCTGTGCTGAACACGGCCAAGCTGCTCGCGGCTTATGTGGGCGCGAACTGA